DNA sequence from the Acidobacteriota bacterium genome:
GGGCTCTCGCCCGCGATTTCCATCGAGCAGCGGACCACCGGATCGAATCCGCGCTCGACGGTTGGCACGGTCACCGAGATCTACGACTTCCTCCGCCTGCTCTTCGCCAACATCGGCGTCCCGCACTGCCCGTCGTGCGGCCGGGCGATCACGTCACAGTCGGTGGAGCGGATGGTGGAGACAATCGTCTCGAATCCGCCGGAAGAGCGGGTGAACGTCCTCGCGCCAATCGTCCGCGGGCGCAAGGGGGCGTTTCGGAAGGAACTCGCCGCGCTTCGCGCGCGCGGGTTGACACGCGTTCGCGTGGACGGCGAGGTCCGCCCCCTGGAGGGAGAGTTCTCGCTCGACCGGCGGCGGAACCACTCGATCGAGGTCGTGGTGGACCGCCTGGTGGTGCGCGAGGGAGCCAGGCGGCGGCTCACCGAGGCCATAGAGTTCTCACTGACGCTGGCGGACGACGTCGTCATCATCAATACCCTGGGCGGCGGCGACCGGCTGTTCTCGCGCCGCCTCGCCTGCCCGGCCTGCAGCATCAACATGCCGGAGCTGTCACCTCGCGCTTTCTCCTTCAACTCGCCGCACGGGGCTTGCCGGGAATGCCAGGGACTGGGGGTGATCGAGGACTTCGACCCGGACCGGATCGTGCCGGATCCATCGGTATCGCTCGACGACGGAGCGATTCAGCCCTGGGCCGGGGGCGACCGGGAATCGGTTCGCAAGGCGTTGTCGCGCCTTTCGCAGTACTACGGCATAGATCTCGCCCGCCCCTTTGGCAAGCTTCCGCGCCGGCAGCGCGACCTGCTGCTCTTCGGCCCGAAGGACGCCGTCCGCCAGTCCGGCGCCACGCCCCGCGCACGGCGCGCCCGCGGGTTTCGGACGGATCCGTTCGGCGCCGACTTCGAAGGGGTCGTGCCGAACCTGCGCCGCCGCTATGCCGCGGCTACCTGGGCGCAGCAGGAAGCGCTGCAGGCCTACCGTGCGCGGCGCGCCTGCCATGCCTGCGGCGGCGAACGCCTCCGGCCGGAGAGCCGCGCGGTCCGGGTCAAGGGCCGGACGATGGCCGACTGCGTCAACCTGTCGATCACCGACGCGCTGGCCGTGTTCGACGCTCTCGAGCTGACGGAGCGGGAGACCCAGGTCGCCGAGCGCGTGCTGCGCGAGATACGGGACCGCATGCGCTTCCTTTGCGACGTCGGTGTGGGCTACCTGTCGCTGGCGCGCGGCGCGGCGACCCTGTCGGGGGGCGAAGCGCAACGGATCCGGCTCGCCACCCAGATCGGCGCCAGCCTGACCGGCGTCCTCTACGTGCTCGACGAGCCGTCGATCGGCCTGCACCAGCATGACAATCAACGGCTTCTGGCCACCCTCGGCCGGCTGCGCGATCTGGGCAACACGGTTGTCGTGGTGGAGCATGACGAGGAGACGATTCGCGCCGCCGACTACGTTGTCGACCTCGGCGTCGGCGCCGGGGAGCATGGCGGTCACGTCATCTTCCAAGGAGCGCCGGCGGCGCTCGAGGCGGCCGGGACCGACTCACTCACGGGCATGTACCTGCGCGGGGCGCGCTCCATCGACGTGCCGTCGAGGCGCAGGACGGCGAATGGCGGCGCGATCACGATCCGCGGAGCACGGGCGAACAACCTCAAGGACATCGATGTCGAGCTGCCGCTCGGCGTGTTTATCGCGGTCACCGGCGTCAGCGGATCGGGAAAGTCGACGCTGGTGAACGACATTCTCTATCGCGCTCTCGCGCGAACGCTCTACCGGGCGGCGGCGGATCCCGGGGCTCACAGCGCCATCGAGGGAATCGACCGGATTGACAAGGTAATCCAGATCGATCAGTCGCCCATCGGACGGACCCCGCGATCGAATCCGGCCACCTATACAGGTCTGTTCACGTTCATCCGAGAGATCTATTCGATGTTGCCGGAAGCCCGCGCACGCGGATACCGGCCGGGCCGCTTTTCCTTCAATGTAAAGGGAGGACGATGCGAGGCCTGCCAGGGGGATGGTCTGATCGCCATCGAGATGCACTTCCTCCCGGACGTCTACGTCACCTGCGAGCAGTGCCGCGGGCGCCGTTACAACCGCGAGACGCTGGAGATCACCTATCGTGGCGCTTCGATCGCCGACGTGCTGGCGATGACGGTCGACCAGGCCGCGCAACTGCTCGAGAACGTTCCGTCTATCGCGACGAAGCTGCGGACGCTGCAGGACGTCGGCCTCGGCTACCTCACGCTGGGCCAGTCCGCGACGACGTTGAGCGGTGGGGAAGCGCAGCGGGTGAAGCTGGCGAAGGAGCTGTCGCGCCGGAGCACCGGGCGGACGCTCTACATTCTGGACGAGCCGACCACGGGGCTGCACCTCGAGGACACGAAGCGCCTCCTCGACGTGCTGAACCTGCTGGTGGAACAGGGAAACACCGTAGTTGTCATCGAGCACCACCTCGACGTCATCAAGGCGGCGGACCACATCGTCGACCTTGGACCGGGCGGCGGCGCCGACGGAGGCATGGTGGTCGCGGCGGGAACACCGGAAACGGTAGCGGCGCAGGCGGGCTCGCTCACGGGTGCCTGTCTCCGTCCGGCTTTGGTGCACTGATCAAGAGCTGTACGGTAGCGCCGCGTGCCAATGGGGGTAGTCATGAGCAGTCGTCAGAAAAAACGCGTAGCGCAAAGTGGCTGTGAGACCCCGGAGTATGGTATAAACACATCGAAATTGGGGAGGAACGGCAGTGGCGGTGTCGCTACTGCCCGCTTGGCTCAGGTCATTAGCAGGAGCAGCAACGCTTGCCAGACCGCTTGGGTTCGCGGTGGAAGACGGCCGGCAGGAATGACGCCCCAAAGAACACTTAGCCGGACGGTTTCGTGCTCCGGCATCGGGTTGCACTCGGGTCGGAAGGTCACGCTTCGGATCAAGCCTGCTCCCGCTGATCACGGCATTCGCTTCCGGCGGCTGGATCTCAACGGCCTTGAAGTGCCGGCAGAGGCGGATCGCATTTCCAGCCTCTCCTACGCCACCGCGCTTACGCAGGACGCGGCGTCGGTCGGCACCGTCGAGCATCTGCTCGCCGCCTTCGTCGGTCTGGGCGTCGACAACGCGACGGTCGAGTTGAACGCGGCCGAGGTGCCGATCATGGACGGCAGCGCGGCGTCGTTCGTCTACCTCGTCCACGAAGCGGGCGTCAAGACGCTCAGCGCGGCGCGGCGGTTCCTGAAGGTGGCGCGGCCGATAGTCCTCTCGAAGGGAGACAAGCGGATCGCCGTCTATCCGTCCGATCACTTCAAGGTGACCTACAGCATCAGCTTCGATCATCCGCTGTTGCGGCACCAGTCGCGGACGCAGCAGATCACCGAGGATTCGTTCGCCGAGGAGATCGCGCCGGCGCGCACCTTCGGCTTCCTGAAAGAGGTCGAGCAGATGCGCCAGAAGGGCCTCGCGCTTGGCGGCTCGCTCGACAACGCGATAGTGCTGGGCGAGACCGGCGTGCTGAACAACACGCTCCGGTTCGAGGACGAGTTCGTCCGCCACAAGATCCTCGACGTCATCGGCGATCTGGCGCTGGTCGGCCACCCGATCATCGGCCATGTCGTGGCTCATCGGGCGGGTCACGCGCTGCATGCCGGGTTCGCGCAGAAGATCCTCCAGGAATCGGATGCCTGGCATCTGGTCGACGCGCCGCTCGCACCGGCCCCCGAGGAAGCCGCAGTTCCGGAAACCGTCACCGGCACCCAGCCGGTCAAGACCTGACGCGGTCCGTCCGTTCTTGCCCGGATCCGTTTCAGCCGGATCCTTCTTCCGCCGGCAGCTTACGCATATAGGCGTCCAGCTTCTCGTTCTCGTACGTCACCGAGTTGAGAAACAGGCTCTCGAGGAGGTACGTGCGCCGCTCGTCCACGGTCATCTGGTCGATCAGTTGACTGATTTCCTGCATCACGTCCTCGAAGCTGTAGTCGAGGCCGTGGCGTGCGTGCATCTCGCGGTAGAGCGCTTCGAGCACCGCCAGCAGGTCGCCATCCAGCGCAATTTTCGTTCCGGAACTCGTGGTGATGGTGCGCATCGTCATTCCCCAAAGCTGTCGATGGCGCTCGACTCGTCCGGATGCAGGGCGAGGAATCGATGCGCGCCGGTCATGGTGAGCATCGTCTCGACCCGTTGCTGCACGCCGGCCAGTTTGATGGTTCCCTGCAGCTTGTCGGCCTGCCGGTAGAGATCCATCAGGCAGCCGATGGTCGCGCTGTCGACGTAGACGACCCGCGAGAGGTCGATCACCAGGCGCCGGTCGCCGCCCGCGAGCAGGGCGCTGACCGTGTCGGCGAAGCCGGACAGCGCCTGGTAGGTCATCTTCGGTTCGCCGACACGGACCACCACGGCCGCGCCGACTCTGTCCGTCGTCAGGTTCATGAGTCTCCTCCCCGCTTGCGCTCCAGCCGGACCACGTGCCGCGCGAGTTCACGGCGCCCCCGGTTGATGCGCGACTTGACCGTCCCGTCCGGCACCTGCAGGCGGGCGGCGATCTCCTGGTATGACAGTTCCTGGATGTCCCGTAGCATTACCGCCGTCCGCAGCGTCTCCGGCAGCGCGTTGAGCGCGTCGCGCAGCAGCGCCCGCCGGTCGAACCGTTCGAGCCGTCCGTGGGGGTCGAGACCGGTGGCAACGGGAGAGAGCTCGCTCGCGTCCACCCGCCGGTCTACCGTTTCGCGCTCGCGGCGGACTCGCCGGTAGTGGTCGATGCAGAGATTGCGGCTGACGCTGACGATCCAGGTGCTGAAATTGGCGCGCCGGTCGAACGTGTCCAGCGCCTTGAATACCTTCAGAAAGATGTCCTGGGTCAGGTCTTCCGCTTCATCGTGGCGCCCGACGAACTGGTAGGCGACGTGGAA
Encoded proteins:
- the uvrA gene encoding excinuclease ABC subunit UvrA codes for the protein MGPGSGTPREPHDWIDVRGARVHNLKNIDVRLPRDQLVVVTGLSGSGKSSLAFDTIYAEGQRRYVESLSAYARQFLEQVEKPDVDQIDGLSPAISIEQRTTGSNPRSTVGTVTEIYDFLRLLFANIGVPHCPSCGRAITSQSVERMVETIVSNPPEERVNVLAPIVRGRKGAFRKELAALRARGLTRVRVDGEVRPLEGEFSLDRRRNHSIEVVVDRLVVREGARRRLTEAIEFSLTLADDVVIINTLGGGDRLFSRRLACPACSINMPELSPRAFSFNSPHGACRECQGLGVIEDFDPDRIVPDPSVSLDDGAIQPWAGGDRESVRKALSRLSQYYGIDLARPFGKLPRRQRDLLLFGPKDAVRQSGATPRARRARGFRTDPFGADFEGVVPNLRRRYAAATWAQQEALQAYRARRACHACGGERLRPESRAVRVKGRTMADCVNLSITDALAVFDALELTERETQVAERVLREIRDRMRFLCDVGVGYLSLARGAATLSGGEAQRIRLATQIGASLTGVLYVLDEPSIGLHQHDNQRLLATLGRLRDLGNTVVVVEHDEETIRAADYVVDLGVGAGEHGGHVIFQGAPAALEAAGTDSLTGMYLRGARSIDVPSRRRTANGGAITIRGARANNLKDIDVELPLGVFIAVTGVSGSGKSTLVNDILYRALARTLYRAAADPGAHSAIEGIDRIDKVIQIDQSPIGRTPRSNPATYTGLFTFIREIYSMLPEARARGYRPGRFSFNVKGGRCEACQGDGLIAIEMHFLPDVYVTCEQCRGRRYNRETLEITYRGASIADVLAMTVDQAAQLLENVPSIATKLRTLQDVGLGYLTLGQSATTLSGGEAQRVKLAKELSRRSTGRTLYILDEPTTGLHLEDTKRLLDVLNLLVEQGNTVVVIEHHLDVIKAADHIVDLGPGGGADGGMVVAAGTPETVAAQAGSLTGACLRPALVH
- a CDS encoding UDP-3-O-acyl-N-acetylglucosamine deacetylase, producing MPMGVVMSSRQKKRVAQSGCETPEYGINTSKLGRNGSGGVATARLAQVISRSSNACQTAWVRGGRRPAGMTPQRTLSRTVSCSGIGLHSGRKVTLRIKPAPADHGIRFRRLDLNGLEVPAEADRISSLSYATALTQDAASVGTVEHLLAAFVGLGVDNATVELNAAEVPIMDGSAASFVYLVHEAGVKTLSAARRFLKVARPIVLSKGDKRIAVYPSDHFKVTYSISFDHPLLRHQSRTQQITEDSFAEEIAPARTFGFLKEVEQMRQKGLALGGSLDNAIVLGETGVLNNTLRFEDEFVRHKILDVIGDLALVGHPIIGHVVAHRAGHALHAGFAQKILQESDAWHLVDAPLAPAPEEAAVPETVTGTQPVKT
- a CDS encoding STAS domain-containing protein produces the protein MNLTTDRVGAAVVVRVGEPKMTYQALSGFADTVSALLAGGDRRLVIDLSRVVYVDSATIGCLMDLYRQADKLQGTIKLAGVQQRVETMLTMTGAHRFLALHPDESSAIDSFGE
- a CDS encoding sigma-70 family RNA polymerase sigma factor, translated to MVHLPHVSDALTPPVADETDALINACLSGDQHAWELIVQRYRRRVFHVAYQFVGRHDEAEDLTQDIFLKVFKALDTFDRRANFSTWIVSVSRNLCIDHYRRVRRERETVDRRVDASELSPVATGLDPHGRLERFDRRALLRDALNALPETLRTAVMLRDIQELSYQEIAARLQVPDGTVKSRINRGRRELARHVVRLERKRGGDS